The following coding sequences lie in one Arachis ipaensis cultivar K30076 chromosome B03, Araip1.1, whole genome shotgun sequence genomic window:
- the LOC107632242 gene encoding alkane hydroxylase MAH1-like, with protein sequence MLCNISNIHEYVTTALKYYGGTFKFRGPLFTNINFYFTSDPVNVHHITSKNFANYGKGSEFHEIFEILGDGIFNADSDKWKYQRCILQSLFKQSIFEKFVKKVIHKKLECYLLPLLNDISESRTIVDLQDIFQRFTFDSICSMVLAFDPNCLPNKLTQFPEVAVEKAFNKMEDTILYRHLVPRWFWKLQRWLQIGHEKDSIAILRVAEQFFHDRISISRKEKSRFNYTKDDESNFDMLKALVEESGMEQVDHKFLRDIAVNLLAAGRDTISASLCWFFWLVSTHPNVETKILAEIRSNFKTNEENWRVEDLDKLIYLHGAICEALRLFPPVPFEHKCAIKSDILPSGDRVDANTMVYYSIYSMGRMEQIWGKDCLEFKPERWISEKGINIQVPSYKFMAFNAGPRSCLGKNISFIQLKIIAIALLWNFHFQVVEGNSVCPSVSIVLHMKHGLQVKVTKRGN encoded by the coding sequence ATGTTATGTAATATTTCCAATATTCATGAATACGTGACCACAGCTTTGAAATATTATGGAGGTACTTTTAAGTTTAGAGGACCCTTATTCACAAACATCAACTTTTACTTCACTAGTGATCCTGTAAACGTGCACCACATTACAAGTAAGAACTTTGCCAACTACGGCAAAGGTTCTGAGTTTCATGAGATCTTTGAAATTCTTGGAGATGGAATCTTTAATGCTGATTCAGACAAGTGGAAGTACCAGAGGTGCATATTACAATCATTGTTTAAGCAAAGCATCTTTGAGAAATTTGTTAAAAAGGTCATTCATAAGAAATTAGAATGTTACCTACTTCCACTTCTGAATGACATTTCAGAATCAAGAACTATTGTGGACTTGCAAGACATCTTTCAAAGGTTCACTTTTGATAGTATTTGCTCCATGGTGTTGGCATTTGATCCCAATTGCCTTCCTAACAAGCTCACTCAATTCCCTGAGGTTGCTGTTGagaaagctttcaacaaaatgGAGGATACAATTCTCTACAGACATCTGGTCCCAAGATGGTTCTGGAAGTTGCAGAGATGGCTCCAAATTGGACATGAGAAGGACTCCATTGCTATCCTTCGAGTTGCCGAGCAATTCTTCCATGATCGTATATCAATCAGTCGGAAAGAGAAAAGTAGATTCAACTACACCAAAGATGATGAATCAAACTTTGACATGCTTAAAGCTCTTGTGGAGGAAAGTGGAATGGAACAGGTAGATCACAAGTTTTTAAGAGACATTGCAGTTAATCTCTTAGCAGCTGGAAGGGACACAATTAGTGCAAGTCTATGTTGGTTTTTCTGGCTTGTTTCAACTCACCCTAATGTTGAAACCAAAATCCTTGCAGAAATCAGATCAAACTTCAAAACTAATGAAGAAAATTGGCGGGTGGAAGACCTTGACAAGCTAATTTACTTGCATGGAGCCATATGTGAAGCTCTGAGGCTTTTCCCTCCGGTGCCATTTGAGCACAAATGTGCCATCAAATCTGATATACTTCCAAGTGGAGATCGTGTTGATGCAAATACTATGGTGTATTACTCCATATACTCAATGGGAAGGATGGAACAAATATGGGGAAAAGATTGCTTGGAATTTAAGCCAGAAAGGTGGATTTCGGAAAAAGGAATCAATATACAGGTACCATCATACAAGTTCATGGCTTTTAATGCAGGCCCCAGAAGTTGTTTGGGCAAAAATATAAGCTTTATCCAGTTGAAGATCATTGCCATTGCTTTGCTGTGGAACTTTCACTTCCAAGTGGTGGAAGGGAATTCCGTATGTCCAAGTGTTTCCATTGTGCTACACATGAAGCATGGGTTGCAAGTCAAGGTTACTAAAAGAGGCAATTGA